Proteins encoded within one genomic window of Minwuia thermotolerans:
- a CDS encoding LLM class flavin-dependent oxidoreductase, whose product MQVGMGVIFQNPGKERSDNDVYRADMALAEMAEPLGFDSVWTVEHHFTDYTMCPDPTMFLSYMAGHSKTIGIGSMVVVLPWHDPLRAAEQISMLDNMSGGRMILGIGRGAGKVEFDGFRLDMGESRERFVEAAEMVLDALETGKASYDGKHYKQPEVEIRPNPFKSFKGRTYAAAVSPESARIMARLGVGILIIPQKPWAHVKTELDEYRTIFREVNGEDAPAPIAGGWVFCDENPDRAYEQALQYIGGYWKTVMDHYQFDGEHMQNMKGYEYYAKFRENLLKAGPDGATEFFMNLQVWGTPEMCYEKILKTADMIGADGFNGVFSYAGMPHDESVRNATLFAEKVMPELKKIGPAAERLKNAA is encoded by the coding sequence ATGCAGGTCGGCATGGGCGTGATTTTCCAGAATCCCGGAAAGGAGCGCAGCGACAACGACGTCTATCGCGCCGACATGGCGCTGGCGGAGATGGCGGAGCCCCTGGGTTTCGATTCCGTCTGGACAGTCGAGCACCATTTCACCGACTACACCATGTGTCCCGACCCGACCATGTTCCTGAGTTACATGGCCGGCCACTCCAAGACGATCGGCATCGGCTCCATGGTCGTCGTGCTGCCCTGGCACGATCCGCTGCGCGCCGCCGAACAGATCTCGATGCTCGACAACATGTCGGGCGGCCGCATGATCCTCGGGATCGGCCGCGGCGCCGGCAAGGTCGAGTTCGACGGCTTCCGGCTGGACATGGGCGAGAGCCGCGAACGCTTCGTCGAGGCCGCCGAGATGGTGCTGGACGCGCTGGAGACCGGCAAGGCCAGCTATGACGGCAAGCACTACAAACAGCCCGAAGTCGAGATCCGGCCCAATCCGTTCAAGAGCTTCAAGGGCCGCACCTACGCCGCCGCGGTCAGCCCGGAATCGGCGCGCATCATGGCCCGGCTTGGCGTCGGCATCCTGATCATCCCGCAGAAGCCCTGGGCCCACGTGAAGACCGAACTGGACGAGTACCGGACGATCTTCCGCGAGGTGAACGGCGAGGACGCCCCCGCCCCTATCGCCGGCGGCTGGGTGTTCTGCGACGAAAACCCCGACCGCGCCTACGAGCAGGCGCTGCAGTACATCGGCGGCTACTGGAAGACGGTCATGGACCACTACCAGTTCGACGGCGAGCACATGCAGAACATGAAGGGCTACGAGTACTACGCCAAGTTCCGCGAGAACCTGCTCAAGGCCGGCCCGGACGGGGCCACGGAGTTCTTCATGAACCTCCAGGTCTGGGGCACGCCGGAGATGTGCTACGAAAAGATCCTCAAGACCGCCGACATGATCGGCGCTGACGGATTCAACGGCGTCTTTTCCTACGCCGGCATGCCGCACGATGAATCGGTGCGGAACGCGACGTTGTTCGCGGAAAAGGTCATGCCGGAACTCAAGAAGATCGGTCCCGCCGCAGAGCGGCTCAAGAACGCCGCCTGA
- a CDS encoding VOC family protein yields MRLRQIAFAARDLAPAEDALLDVLGLETGYRDPGVGEFGLHNAVIPVGGNFLEIVAPTRDDTAAGRYMDRRGGDCGYMAIFQCTDASGARARADKLGIRAVWRHDETGTCATHFHPVDMGGAIVSVDSFEAAPDVNEEYAYWKWAGPAWKDHVDTSLTRRMTGLEMAHPDPARQASTWSALLELPARAVDEDGFDIETGDGGQLRFRRTGDNEQPGIRALDFEMTDGGEALKRAGARGLPRGSAGDGIGWFDLMQVRFNLKHAG; encoded by the coding sequence ATGAGACTGAGACAGATCGCCTTCGCGGCGCGGGACCTGGCGCCCGCGGAAGACGCCCTTCTGGATGTGCTTGGCCTGGAAACCGGCTACCGCGATCCGGGCGTGGGTGAGTTCGGACTGCACAATGCGGTGATTCCCGTCGGCGGCAACTTCCTGGAGATCGTTGCGCCGACCAGGGACGATACCGCCGCCGGGCGTTACATGGACCGCCGCGGCGGCGACTGCGGCTACATGGCCATCTTCCAGTGCACTGACGCGTCCGGCGCGCGCGCGCGCGCCGACAAGCTGGGTATCCGCGCCGTCTGGCGACATGACGAGACGGGCACCTGCGCCACGCACTTCCATCCCGTCGACATGGGCGGAGCCATCGTCTCCGTCGACAGTTTCGAGGCCGCGCCGGACGTGAACGAGGAATACGCCTACTGGAAATGGGCCGGGCCGGCATGGAAGGACCATGTCGACACCTCCCTGACCCGCCGCATGACGGGTCTGGAAATGGCCCACCCCGATCCGGCGCGCCAGGCCTCCACCTGGTCGGCGCTGCTGGAGCTGCCGGCCCGCGCGGTCGACGAGGACGGATTCGACATCGAGACCGGCGATGGCGGCCAGCTCCGCTTCCGCCGGACCGGCGACAATGAACAACCCGGCATTCGCGCGCTCGATTTCGAGATGACCGACGGCGGCGAGGCGCTGAAACGCGCCGGCGCACGCGGCCTGCCGCGCGGCTCCGCCGGAGACGGCATCGGTTGGTTCGACCTGATGCAGGTACGCTTCAATCTGAAGCACGCCGGCTGA
- a CDS encoding class I SAM-dependent methyltransferase gives MSLDIADRDRFVRANTALLPAPLVPEIELHLATEALPLWQMTEEAMAEAGLPPPYWAFAWAGGQALARYVLDNPEIVAGRRVIDFAAGSGLVAIAAAMAGASMIAANDIDPFSHVAMRLNARANGVAIDVLETDIVGEPLAGFDLVLAADICYEQPTSGRVETWFRQLSAGGMPVLMGDPGRSFRPKSGLEKLAHYAVPTTRELEDNDVRSTDVWRFVQ, from the coding sequence ATGAGCCTCGATATCGCCGACCGGGACCGCTTCGTGCGGGCCAACACCGCGCTTCTGCCCGCGCCCCTGGTGCCGGAAATAGAGCTGCACCTCGCAACCGAGGCCCTGCCGCTCTGGCAGATGACCGAGGAGGCCATGGCCGAAGCCGGACTGCCGCCGCCCTACTGGGCCTTTGCCTGGGCCGGGGGTCAGGCGCTGGCGCGCTATGTTCTGGACAACCCGGAGATCGTCGCCGGCAGGCGGGTGATCGATTTCGCCGCCGGGTCGGGCCTGGTCGCGATCGCCGCCGCCATGGCCGGCGCGTCGATGATCGCCGCCAACGATATCGACCCCTTCAGCCATGTCGCCATGCGGCTCAACGCCCGTGCGAACGGCGTCGCCATCGACGTCTTGGAGACCGACATCGTCGGCGAACCGCTCGCCGGCTTCGATCTCGTGCTCGCCGCGGACATCTGTTACGAACAGCCGACAAGCGGGCGCGTCGAGACCTGGTTCCGCCAGCTCAGCGCCGGCGGTATGCCGGTCCTGATGGGTGACCCCGGGCGCAGCTTCCGGCCGAAATCCGGCCTGGAGAAACTGGCCCACTACGCGGTTCCAACGACGCGCGAACTGGAAGACAATGATGTCCGCTCCACGGATGTCTGGCGGTTTGTTCAATGA
- a CDS encoding enoyl-CoA hydratase — protein sequence MTDHLLVERKGGVAVMTMNRPDRLNALSGEMLDALVANARAFAADPEVRCVVITGAGRGFCAGGDVKSMAEGKEFADDSIQGKANALREKMEISRLLHEMPKPTIAMVRGPLAGAGMSIALACDLRIASDTLKFTTAFANVGYSGDFGGSYFLSHLVGTAKARELYFTAEKLDAQQALALGIVNRVVPDSELETATMELAQRLASGPSVAFAYMKRNMNAAENEPLARCFDMEALHHTLAGQTEDHKAAAQAFVEKRTPVFKGR from the coding sequence ATGACCGATCATCTGCTGGTCGAGAGGAAGGGCGGCGTCGCCGTCATGACCATGAACCGGCCGGACCGCCTGAATGCGCTGTCGGGCGAGATGCTGGACGCGCTGGTCGCCAACGCCCGCGCCTTCGCAGCGGACCCGGAGGTTCGCTGCGTGGTGATCACCGGCGCGGGCCGCGGCTTCTGCGCCGGCGGCGATGTCAAATCCATGGCCGAGGGCAAGGAATTCGCTGACGACTCGATCCAGGGCAAGGCCAACGCGCTGCGCGAGAAGATGGAAATCTCCAGGCTGCTGCACGAGATGCCCAAACCGACCATCGCCATGGTGCGCGGGCCCCTTGCCGGCGCCGGCATGTCGATCGCGCTCGCCTGCGACCTGCGCATTGCCTCGGACACGCTGAAGTTCACCACGGCCTTCGCCAATGTCGGCTATTCGGGCGACTTCGGCGGCAGCTATTTCCTGAGCCACCTTGTCGGCACGGCGAAGGCGCGCGAACTCTATTTCACCGCCGAGAAGCTGGACGCGCAGCAGGCGCTGGCCCTCGGCATCGTCAACCGGGTCGTACCCGACAGCGAGCTGGAAACGGCGACGATGGAGCTGGCCCAGCGTCTGGCCTCCGGCCCCTCGGTCGCCTTCGCCTACATGAAGCGCAACATGAACGCCGCGGAGAACGAACCGCTGGCGCGCTGCTTCGACATGGAGGCCCTGCACCACACCCTCGCCGGCCAGACCGAGGACCACAAGGCGGCAGCGCAGGCCTTCGTGGAAAAACGGACGCCGGTCTTCAAGGGGCGCTGA
- a CDS encoding competence/damage-inducible protein A, with translation MAAEPKIVTAALIIIGNEILSGRTKDKNMGFIAERLTELGVRMMEARVVADIEAEIVDAVNSLRARYDYVFTTGGIGPTHDDITADAIAKAFGVGISEHPDAVALLSARYRNPADFTAARRRMTRVPHGGVLVENPVSTAPGFRVENVYVFAGIPVVMQAMFESIAHELVGGDPLLSRAVSAYLPEGVIAAPLAEIEKAHPGIEAGSYPFQRDGRFGSSLVLRSTDAALLDRATDALKSMIVELGGEPMEV, from the coding sequence ATGGCGGCTGAGCCGAAGATCGTCACGGCGGCGCTGATCATCATCGGCAACGAGATCCTGTCCGGCCGGACCAAGGACAAGAACATGGGCTTCATCGCCGAGCGGCTGACCGAGCTCGGCGTGCGGATGATGGAGGCGCGGGTGGTCGCCGACATCGAGGCCGAAATCGTGGATGCCGTGAATTCGCTGCGCGCGCGCTACGACTACGTCTTCACGACCGGCGGCATCGGCCCGACCCATGACGACATTACCGCCGACGCCATCGCGAAAGCCTTCGGCGTGGGCATCTCCGAACACCCCGATGCAGTCGCCCTGCTCAGCGCGCGCTACAGGAATCCGGCCGACTTCACGGCGGCGCGGCGGCGCATGACCCGCGTGCCCCATGGCGGGGTGCTGGTCGAAAACCCGGTCAGCACGGCGCCGGGCTTCCGCGTCGAGAACGTCTATGTCTTCGCCGGCATCCCGGTGGTCATGCAGGCGATGTTCGAAAGCATCGCCCACGAACTCGTGGGCGGCGACCCGCTGCTCAGCCGCGCGGTCAGCGCCTACCTGCCCGAGGGCGTGATCGCCGCCCCCCTGGCCGAGATCGAGAAGGCCCATCCCGGCATCGAGGCGGGCTCCTACCCGTTCCAGCGCGACGGTCGTTTCGGCTCCTCGCTGGTGCTGCGCTCGACTGACGCGGCGCTGCTCGACCGGGCCACCGACGCGCTGAAATCGATGATCGTCGAACTGGGCGGCGAGCCGATGGAAGTCTGA
- a CDS encoding cobalamin-independent methionine synthase II family protein has translation MIPGLPELPAIGVGSYAVPGWFIVAQRQAREGVLGPHDMEEATNDAVRVVVQDQIEAGFDVISDGEVRRQRFVYEMFQHMEGLTRVPATRRLGIAGYDQAPGFVAGERIAAPDGLGLGAELAFLKDIAAGRPVKMALPGPLTFAMRIDPGPRDAAVVLDEIVAILTAEIRALAAAGADIFQLDEPALPHPPLGLTHAEAAAAINRVLAAFDGYRAVHVCFGNNAGRPFADRRFGRLMDAMTALDADQLVLEFANREMAEVELLADLQESFEIAAGVVDVKNFHLETPEDVARRLETVLRHVPMARLSATSDCGFSALPRYIARQKASVLVAGARLLRGD, from the coding sequence ATGATCCCCGGTCTGCCCGAGCTTCCCGCAATCGGCGTCGGCTCCTACGCCGTGCCGGGCTGGTTCATCGTCGCCCAGCGGCAGGCCCGCGAAGGCGTTCTGGGACCTCACGACATGGAAGAAGCCACCAACGACGCCGTGCGCGTGGTGGTGCAGGACCAGATCGAGGCCGGCTTCGACGTGATCTCCGACGGCGAGGTCCGCCGCCAGCGTTTCGTCTACGAGATGTTCCAGCACATGGAGGGCCTGACCCGCGTACCGGCGACGCGGCGGCTCGGCATCGCCGGCTACGATCAGGCGCCGGGCTTCGTCGCCGGCGAGCGGATCGCCGCGCCGGACGGACTCGGCCTCGGCGCCGAACTCGCCTTCCTGAAGGACATCGCGGCCGGGCGGCCGGTGAAGATGGCCCTGCCCGGCCCGCTGACCTTCGCCATGCGCATCGATCCGGGGCCCCGCGATGCGGCGGTGGTGCTGGACGAGATCGTCGCGATCCTGACCGCCGAGATCAGGGCGCTGGCGGCTGCCGGAGCGGACATCTTCCAGCTCGACGAACCGGCGCTGCCGCATCCGCCGCTGGGCCTCACCCATGCCGAGGCGGCCGCGGCGATCAATCGCGTGCTTGCGGCCTTCGACGGCTACAGGGCGGTGCATGTCTGTTTCGGCAACAACGCCGGCCGGCCGTTCGCGGACCGGCGCTTCGGGCGGCTGATGGACGCGATGACCGCGCTGGACGCCGACCAGCTCGTACTCGAGTTCGCCAATCGGGAGATGGCGGAAGTCGAATTGCTGGCGGACCTGCAGGAAAGTTTCGAGATCGCCGCCGGCGTCGTGGACGTGAAGAATTTCCACCTGGAGACGCCGGAAGACGTCGCACGGCGGCTGGAGACGGTGCTGCGTCACGTGCCGATGGCGCGCCTCAGCGCCACCTCCGACTGCGGATTTTCCGCTCTGCCCCGCTATATCGCACGCCAGAAGGCGTCCGTCCTGGTCGCCGGCGCGCGCCTGCTGCGTGGTGACTGA
- the ubiA gene encoding 4-hydroxybenzoate octaprenyltransferase, whose protein sequence is MSVIADARADNWVDRHAPDWAKPYLKLARFDRPVGTWLLLWPCWWSIWLARPVLDLETLRLFVLFGVGAVVMRGAGCTINDIADRNFDGRVERTRHRPIPSGQVSVTGAAIWMGALCLVGLAILLQLSPLAIWLGVGSLGLVAIYPFMKRVTYWPQIWLGLTFNWGALMGWAAASGELGLAPAFLYIGGICWTLGYDTIYAHQDKEDDALIGVKSSALKLGSKTRPALAVFYVGAVVFWGLAAREAGFSHWFLLPFALVIGQFGWQVARVLLDDREDCLRKFKSNILLGAVMMAALIVGGLAA, encoded by the coding sequence ATGAGTGTCATTGCCGACGCACGCGCCGACAACTGGGTCGACCGGCACGCGCCGGACTGGGCCAAGCCCTATCTGAAACTGGCGCGTTTCGACCGGCCGGTCGGTACCTGGCTGCTGCTCTGGCCCTGCTGGTGGTCGATCTGGCTGGCGCGGCCGGTGCTCGACCTGGAAACGCTCCGGCTGTTCGTCCTCTTCGGTGTCGGCGCCGTGGTCATGCGCGGTGCGGGCTGCACCATCAACGACATCGCCGACCGGAACTTCGACGGGCGTGTGGAGCGCACACGGCACCGCCCCATCCCCTCGGGCCAGGTCAGCGTGACAGGGGCGGCCATCTGGATGGGCGCGCTCTGCCTCGTCGGGCTGGCGATCCTGCTGCAGCTCTCTCCCCTGGCGATCTGGCTGGGCGTCGGCTCGCTGGGGCTGGTCGCGATCTATCCGTTCATGAAGCGCGTCACCTACTGGCCGCAGATCTGGCTCGGCCTCACCTTCAACTGGGGCGCGCTGATGGGCTGGGCGGCGGCCAGCGGCGAACTCGGCCTCGCACCGGCCTTCCTCTACATCGGGGGCATCTGCTGGACACTTGGCTACGACACCATCTACGCCCACCAGGACAAGGAGGACGACGCCCTGATCGGGGTCAAGTCCTCGGCCCTGAAGCTCGGGAGCAAGACGCGGCCGGCGCTCGCCGTGTTCTATGTCGGCGCCGTCGTGTTCTGGGGTCTGGCGGCGCGGGAAGCCGGCTTCTCCCACTGGTTCCTGCTGCCCTTCGCGCTGGTGATCGGCCAGTTCGGCTGGCAGGTGGCCCGGGTGCTGCTCGACGACCGCGAGGACTGCCTTCGGAAGTTCAAATCGAATATCCTGCTCGGCGCGGTGATGATGGCCGCGCTGATCGTCGGAGGGCTGGCGGCATGA